Genomic DNA from Haloarcula marina:
CGGTGAGGTGCACGTCGACGAAGTCGCCGTGGTCGGCCGTCTCGTCGAACCCGAGGACGCCGTGGAGCAGTTCGTCGGGTTCGGGAAGCCCGAGTTCGCGGCGGACGCGGCTCTTTGGCCCGTCGCACCCGGCGACCATCTTCGCTCGGTGAGTCTCGACGCCGTCGGGGCCGCGGGCCTCGACGGTGACGCCATCCCGGCCCTCCTCGACACCGACGACGGTGTGTTCCTCTCGCACGTCCGCGCCCGCCTCGCGGGCCAACCCGGCGAGGTGGCGGTCCAGTCCTACCCGGTCGATGACGTTCGAGATGACCTCGTCCTTGTAGAAGGGGTGGGCGTCGCTGCCCGGGCCGCCGGTGTGAAAGCGCGCGCCGGACACTTCGTTCTGGAGGAGTTCGCCGCGGGCGTCCTCGGTGTACTCCCAGATGTCGGTGCTGACGTGGCCCGAACAGGCCAGCGGTTCGCCGACTGTCCCCTGTTCGAAGGCGACGACGTCGAGCCCCTGCTGGGCCGCGCGGCGTGCGTACCGCGACCCGGCGGGACCGGCACCGACGACGACGACATCGTGCATATCCGTCCTGTCGGCGCCGCGAAACAAGTACTTTCTCGATTCGCCCGCCTCAGCTACCGACGCTCGGCCGCCGACGGCCGCCGGTCCGCTCGGCGACCCAACCGCCGATTCGGCCGCCCGCCCATCCGGCGAGCACCGAGATACCAGCACCGAGGGCGAGGAACACGACCCCGAAGAGGACGACTCCGAGAAAGCCGACCACGCGGAACCACGCCGGGCCGCCCAGTCCGGCGGCCGCGAACGCGAGCACGTCGTACAGTATCAACACGACCGGGAGCGCGCCGACGAGGCCGGTTCGAGCGCCGACGGGACTGCTCTCCAACCCGCGGCGCTTCGCGAGGTAGCCCGTGAGGAGCGCGGCAAAGAACGCTGCGGACAGCGACATCTCGTCGCCGGTCTGCCAGTAACTCACGACGGTGAACGGGATAGAGACGAGGCCGCCCAGCAGGGCGTACCGCCACGTCGGACTCAGTTCGCGGGGGAGGGGACCAGTTCGGGACACGGTCGAATCGTCGCAGTCCCGACACATAAGTTTCACTTCGCTGACGACGGAAGCGCCGACCGCGCCGGTGCTGGCGTTCCGTCCGTATTTGTTGATTCGCTCCCTCCCGACTGTATGGCCGACTATCAGCCCGGCGTCTGCAACATCGGGGCGACGCAGCGACGCGCCCGACGGCTCTCCGGTATCGGGTCGTTCGGCATCGCGGCGGCAATCGTACTGGCAGTTGTTCTGTCGGTACTCCCGCGGAGCGCGCTGTGGGCCACCGCGCCGTTCGTCTTCGGTGGCTGGGTCGGCGTCCTCCAGGATTACTTCCGCTTCTGCGTGGCGTTCGGGGCGTTGGCCCGCTACGACCTCGGCGGGTCGGGCGGCGGTGTGGGCTCCGTGGACGACCCGGCGGCGGTCAGCGCCGACCGCAAGCGCGCGCTGAAGATTCTCGCGGCCGCCGCCGTCGGGACGGCCGTCACCACCGGTGCGGTAGTCGCGCTCGGGTCGCTGTTCTAGCCGCCGCTTCCGGCGG
This window encodes:
- a CDS encoding geranylgeranyl reductase family protein; translated protein: MHDVVVVGAGPAGSRYARRAAQQGLDVVAFEQGTVGEPLACSGHVSTDIWEYTEDARGELLQNEVSGARFHTGGPGSDAHPFYKDEVISNVIDRVGLDRHLAGLAREAGADVREEHTVVGVEEGRDGVTVEARGPDGVETHRAKMVAGCDGPKSRVRRELGLPEPDELLHGVLGFDETADHGDFVDVHLTVPRFFAWRIPRGEAGVEYGLAVPPGDDARGRFEGFVEGYGADVTRRCSGLIPVGPPRRVTGRRSFLVGDAAAQTKPFTGGGILYGMTAADHAAREIDPDDPATLGDYERAWRDDLRQEIRLGHAVRAGYSVPKAVQKLGMRAFEGEIGVHMDRPTTLFSREQLKALLSRS
- a CDS encoding DUF5518 domain-containing protein, whose product is MSRTGPLPRELSPTWRYALLGGLVSIPFTVVSYWQTGDEMSLSAAFFAALLTGYLAKRRGLESSPVGARTGLVGALPVVLILYDVLAFAAAGLGGPAWFRVVGFLGVVLFGVVFLALGAGISVLAGWAGGRIGGWVAERTGGRRRPSVGS